The following coding sequences are from one Brooklawnia cerclae window:
- a CDS encoding MFS transporter: protein MVEAVVGGRSGVGSARARPGILVLAAAVFAGVTTEMLPVGLLPAIADSLQVSESTTGLLVSFYAVMVALGAVPLAVLTRRFRRKRLLLAVMGCYTLSNVVAAAAPTFAVLAVGRAIGGLSHALFFSVVIGYAVRLVPPAMTGRALALVSSGASVGFVLGVPLATALGNAVGWHVAFWLLAALMLLVLALIAVVLPDVDAPATTASAIPGQRGRMALVVTSNALAFVGHFTLYTYVSVLLLRSGATQAAVAPILLVFGVFGLLGVWFGGPWLDRSPRTSALLILGMVGVGILAAAIGYPHLAGVVVAGAVWNGAWGPVSSVYQVAAVRTRATSPELAGAWINATSNVGIAVGAAIGGRVLAAAGIREDAFLAFGAVIAAMAVFVLAQVCRH, encoded by the coding sequence GTGGTTGAGGCTGTGGTGGGCGGTAGGTCTGGCGTCGGGTCGGCGCGGGCGCGTCCCGGGATCTTGGTGTTGGCGGCTGCGGTCTTCGCCGGGGTGACCACAGAGATGCTGCCCGTCGGTCTGCTTCCCGCGATTGCCGACAGTCTCCAGGTGTCGGAGTCCACCACAGGCCTGCTGGTGAGCTTCTATGCGGTGATGGTGGCGTTGGGTGCGGTCCCGCTGGCGGTCCTGACGCGTCGGTTCCGGCGCAAGCGGCTTCTGCTGGCGGTGATGGGCTGCTACACGCTGAGCAATGTCGTCGCGGCGGCCGCGCCCACCTTCGCCGTGCTGGCGGTGGGCCGCGCGATCGGAGGCCTCTCGCATGCGCTGTTCTTCTCGGTCGTCATCGGGTACGCCGTGCGCTTGGTGCCGCCGGCCATGACGGGCAGGGCGCTGGCGCTCGTCTCATCCGGGGCCTCGGTCGGCTTCGTCCTGGGTGTTCCTCTCGCCACGGCGCTCGGGAACGCGGTCGGATGGCACGTTGCATTCTGGTTGCTGGCGGCACTGATGCTCCTGGTGCTGGCGCTGATCGCCGTTGTCCTGCCCGATGTCGACGCCCCGGCGACCACGGCCTCGGCGATCCCCGGGCAGCGGGGTCGGATGGCCCTCGTCGTCACGTCCAACGCGCTCGCGTTCGTCGGCCACTTCACGCTCTACACCTATGTGAGCGTGTTGCTGCTCCGATCCGGAGCTACGCAAGCTGCCGTCGCGCCGATCCTGCTGGTCTTCGGTGTGTTCGGGCTTCTTGGCGTCTGGTTCGGCGGCCCGTGGCTCGACCGCAGTCCCCGCACCAGCGCACTGTTGATCCTCGGGATGGTCGGTGTGGGCATCCTTGCGGCAGCGATCGGCTACCCACATCTCGCCGGGGTCGTCGTGGCAGGCGCGGTGTGGAACGGCGCGTGGGGACCCGTGTCGTCGGTCTACCAGGTGGCCGCCGTCCGAACTCGAGCTACCTCGCCCGAACTCGCCGGGGCCTGGATCAACGCCACATCCAATGTCGGCATTGCTGTCGGGGCTGCAATCGGCGGGCGCGTGCTCGCTGCAGCCGGAATCCGCGAGGATGCCTTCCTCGCCTTCGGCGCCGTGATCGCCGCAATGGCCGTGTTCGTGTTGGCGCAGGTGTGCAGGCACTGA
- a CDS encoding aldo/keto reductase, producing MLQQTRLGAGGPEVGIIGLGCMGMSAFYTGAGQGEDESIRTVRRAVELGATLIDTAELYGPYTNEELVGRALHGIRDQAVIATKFGTISYLDGDRQGNDGRPENVRLAVEGSLTRLGTDRIDLYYQHRPDPSTPIEDTVGALAELIQEGKILAYGLSEADASTIRRAHAVHPVAAVETEYSLWSRDVEDEVLPTLRELGIPLVPYSPLGRGFLTGQIHSSDQFDAGDTRRNHPRFADTALTANLRIVERIEAIATELDATPAQVAIAWLLAKGGDRHDIVPIPGTRRVTRLEENLAAASVRLTGDQLRSLDALPRPVGDRYSDMRHLVTRAEPVQDAR from the coding sequence ATGCTTCAGCAGACACGGCTCGGGGCAGGCGGTCCCGAAGTGGGAATCATCGGACTGGGCTGCATGGGGATGTCCGCGTTCTACACGGGCGCCGGGCAGGGCGAGGATGAGTCGATTCGCACCGTCCGCCGGGCCGTCGAGCTCGGGGCGACATTGATTGATACCGCCGAGCTCTACGGGCCGTACACGAACGAGGAGTTGGTCGGCCGGGCGCTACACGGCATCCGCGACCAGGCGGTGATCGCCACGAAATTCGGCACCATCTCGTACCTGGACGGCGACCGCCAGGGCAACGACGGGCGGCCGGAGAACGTGCGCCTCGCCGTCGAGGGGTCGCTGACGCGGCTGGGCACCGATCGCATCGACCTCTACTACCAGCACCGCCCCGACCCGTCCACGCCCATCGAGGACACCGTGGGCGCCCTGGCCGAGCTGATCCAGGAGGGGAAGATCCTCGCCTACGGACTCTCGGAGGCCGATGCGTCCACGATCCGCCGCGCTCACGCCGTGCATCCGGTCGCCGCGGTCGAGACCGAGTACTCGCTGTGGTCGCGGGACGTCGAGGACGAGGTGCTGCCCACGCTGCGCGAACTCGGCATTCCCCTGGTCCCGTACTCGCCGCTGGGGCGCGGGTTCCTCACCGGCCAGATCCACAGCAGCGACCAGTTCGATGCCGGCGACACCCGGCGCAACCATCCGCGTTTCGCCGACACCGCGCTTACGGCCAACCTGCGCATCGTGGAGCGCATCGAGGCGATCGCCACCGAACTCGACGCCACCCCAGCCCAGGTGGCCATCGCGTGGCTGCTGGCCAAGGGCGGCGACCGGCACGACATCGTCCCCATCCCCGGCACCCGGCGCGTCACCCGGTTGGAAGAGAATCTGGCCGCAGCGTCCGTCCGGCTCACCGGCGACCAGCTGCGCAGCCTCGACGCACTCCCGCGTCCCGTCGGAGACCGCTACTCGGACATGCGCCATCTCGTCACGCGGGCCGAACCCGTGCAGGACGCCAGGTGA
- a CDS encoding MFS transporter produces MASTVHIDDALTPRPGSVVRRGAIPHRGGFWIIALAFLTEMAFCAVPTPLYAIYQKRDGFPTLVLTVIFAAYAVGVMLSLYLAGHLSDWFGRRRVILAALLLDLISAVLFVVWNDVAGLIVDRLICGLSVGVFTATATAHLSELGTAVRRAPVVSNIVAIFANLGGIALGALFGGVIASYTARPLVVPYVVFAVLFVIEGVLVSFVPETVERCEPRPAYRPQRIAVPTASRGAYVAAGAAAFGASAVFGTFTGLAPTFLVGILGQHSHLLAGLAPFIAFMAAAVAQVFTARIALRTQILIAIIVAMLGCAALGCGAVFASLGLFLVGGGLAGAGVGILYRSALGVVGSLADPARRGEALAGVFLFGYAGMMIPPLLAAGALIAWPEVPVLVSLTILVAALVVVSGSRMLRR; encoded by the coding sequence ATGGCCTCGACGGTGCATATTGACGACGCTCTGACGCCTCGGCCCGGTTCGGTCGTGCGCCGTGGCGCGATCCCGCATCGCGGCGGCTTCTGGATCATCGCGCTCGCCTTCCTCACGGAGATGGCGTTCTGCGCGGTGCCGACGCCGTTGTATGCGATCTATCAGAAGCGTGATGGTTTCCCGACGCTCGTCCTGACCGTGATCTTCGCGGCGTATGCGGTCGGCGTGATGCTGAGCCTGTATCTCGCCGGTCACCTGTCCGACTGGTTCGGCCGGCGTCGCGTCATCCTGGCCGCGCTGCTGTTGGACCTGATCTCGGCGGTCCTGTTCGTGGTCTGGAATGATGTCGCGGGGCTCATCGTCGACCGGCTCATCTGCGGTCTCAGCGTCGGCGTCTTCACCGCCACCGCGACCGCGCACCTGTCGGAGCTCGGCACCGCGGTAAGGCGCGCCCCTGTCGTCTCGAACATCGTCGCCATCTTCGCGAACCTCGGCGGCATCGCCCTCGGCGCGCTCTTCGGGGGCGTCATCGCCAGCTACACCGCGCGGCCGCTCGTCGTGCCGTACGTCGTGTTCGCGGTCCTGTTCGTCATCGAGGGCGTCCTCGTGTCGTTTGTCCCGGAGACCGTCGAGCGGTGCGAGCCCCGGCCGGCATACCGGCCGCAGCGGATCGCGGTGCCGACGGCGTCCCGCGGCGCCTATGTCGCGGCGGGCGCGGCGGCCTTCGGTGCCTCCGCGGTGTTCGGCACGTTCACCGGCCTCGCCCCGACCTTCCTGGTCGGCATCCTCGGCCAGCACTCACACCTGCTCGCGGGGCTCGCACCCTTCATCGCGTTCATGGCCGCAGCTGTGGCCCAGGTCTTCACCGCGCGAATCGCATTGCGCACCCAGATCCTCATTGCGATCATCGTCGCGATGCTCGGCTGCGCGGCGCTCGGCTGCGGTGCCGTCTTCGCCTCGCTCGGGCTGTTCCTCGTCGGCGGTGGGCTCGCCGGCGCCGGCGTCGGCATTCTCTACCGCAGCGCCCTCGGCGTCGTGGGCAGTCTCGCCGACCCGGCACGGCGCGGCGAGGCACTGGCCGGCGTCTTCCTGTTCGGCTACGCGGGCATGATGATCCCGCCGCTGCTGGCCGCGGGCGCCCTCATCGCCTGGCCCGAGGTACCCGTTCTCGTCAGCCTCACGATCCTGGTCGCTGCCCTCGTCGTGGTCTCCGGCTCGCGGATGCTCCGCCGCTGA
- a CDS encoding ROK family transcriptional regulator: protein MTHTPSPRAARQRWSTASELLRLVHAEPGITRTQASDRLRLSSGASTELIERLRDARLLSEERAEASGRGRPTTLLAANPQGPLVVVVDLNTPRWRVLIADLTGNQKVVGAGDYGDREPAAFLSEIADIVATTQAGAPRRVRAVVAVVAGLVSGTELLQFTIRGWNDVDLGILTSRIPDPSHVQLIVGNDATLSGLAEARTGAARSARVALHILIAVGLGGTILVDGQPVTGAHGAAGEFGHLPFGDPTVPCPCGAYGCWDLMIDGRALARNRGDEPPSDPIAYAQHLLDAVRSGTSTSPRDKRAVDAVARALGAGIAGLVNIHDPEIVTIGGLATGIRAAAPAAFDDAYERGLMAFHRRLPPPIRDSVHQADGPVRGAIALAIDEITTPSALAAWEASNAD, encoded by the coding sequence ATGACGCATACGCCGAGCCCTCGCGCTGCCCGACAACGCTGGTCGACAGCCTCGGAGTTGCTGCGCCTCGTCCATGCCGAGCCCGGGATCACGCGCACCCAGGCGTCCGATCGGCTGCGACTCTCGAGTGGGGCATCAACCGAACTCATCGAGCGCCTACGAGACGCCCGTCTGCTCTCCGAAGAACGCGCCGAGGCCAGCGGCCGGGGTCGCCCCACCACCCTCCTCGCGGCAAACCCGCAAGGTCCGCTGGTGGTCGTCGTCGATCTGAACACCCCGCGATGGCGAGTCCTGATCGCCGACCTCACCGGCAACCAGAAGGTGGTCGGGGCGGGCGACTACGGCGATCGCGAACCCGCGGCGTTCCTGTCCGAGATCGCCGACATCGTGGCCACGACACAGGCAGGCGCTCCTCGGCGAGTGCGCGCTGTCGTCGCGGTGGTGGCCGGGCTAGTAAGCGGGACCGAATTGCTGCAGTTCACGATCCGTGGCTGGAACGACGTCGACCTCGGAATTCTCACCAGCCGTATACCGGACCCATCACACGTTCAGCTCATCGTGGGCAACGACGCCACCCTGAGTGGCCTGGCCGAGGCACGGACCGGCGCCGCCCGCTCAGCGCGGGTCGCGCTCCACATCCTGATCGCCGTCGGACTGGGCGGTACGATCCTGGTCGACGGACAGCCTGTCACCGGCGCCCACGGCGCGGCGGGCGAGTTCGGACACCTGCCTTTCGGCGACCCCACCGTCCCGTGCCCGTGTGGTGCCTACGGCTGCTGGGATCTCATGATCGACGGCCGCGCCCTGGCCCGGAACCGTGGCGACGAACCCCCGAGCGACCCCATCGCTTACGCTCAGCATCTGCTCGACGCCGTCCGATCCGGCACATCGACCAGCCCTCGCGACAAGCGCGCCGTCGACGCCGTCGCACGCGCACTTGGAGCCGGTATCGCCGGCCTGGTCAACATACACGACCCTGAGATCGTCACCATCGGCGGACTGGCAACCGGCATCCGCGCAGCGGCACCCGCCGCCTTCGACGACGCCTACGAACGGGGGTTGATGGCCTTCCACCGGCGGCTACCCCCGCCCATCCGCGACAGCGTGCACCAAGCCGACGGGCCCGTCCGCGGCGCCATCGCACTCGCCATCGACGAAATCACCACGCCGTCGGCACTCGCCGCGTGGGAGGCGTCCAACGCGGACTGA
- a CDS encoding SDR family oxidoreductase — MKILSVGATGSIGRHVVAEASRRGHTVRALTRDQSRGRGFGSFAEVVVGDLTRPETLTAAVAGVEAVVFTHGAAYGSDGLEAIDYGGVRNVLAAIGDRPVRIALMTAIGVTGLGALHDWKRRSERLVRASGHDYTIVRPGWFDCNDADQEHLHFLQGDTRHAGSPADGVVARSQIAQVLVASVTSAAAARKTFELVAERGPAQTDLEPLFTALSADAVGSLDGVRDAANLPLGDEPARVRVDLDAVRSRS; from the coding sequence ATGAAGATTCTCAGTGTCGGCGCGACGGGCAGCATAGGACGTCATGTCGTGGCAGAAGCCTCGCGACGAGGTCATACGGTGCGCGCGCTCACGCGCGACCAGAGCCGTGGCCGCGGGTTCGGTTCCTTCGCGGAAGTTGTGGTGGGGGATCTGACTCGTCCCGAGACGCTTACTGCCGCGGTCGCGGGCGTCGAGGCCGTGGTGTTCACCCACGGCGCGGCGTATGGAAGTGACGGCCTGGAGGCGATCGATTACGGCGGTGTGCGCAACGTCCTGGCGGCGATCGGTGATCGTCCGGTGCGGATCGCGCTCATGACGGCGATCGGTGTGACGGGCCTGGGGGCCCTGCACGACTGGAAGCGGCGCTCGGAGCGGCTGGTACGTGCCAGTGGCCACGACTACACGATCGTGCGTCCGGGATGGTTCGACTGCAACGACGCCGATCAGGAGCATCTGCACTTCCTGCAGGGTGACACACGACATGCCGGGAGCCCGGCGGATGGTGTCGTTGCACGCAGCCAGATCGCACAGGTGCTCGTGGCGTCGGTGACCAGCGCGGCGGCGGCACGGAAGACGTTCGAACTGGTCGCTGAACGCGGCCCGGCCCAGACCGATCTGGAACCGTTGTTCACCGCGCTCAGCGCGGATGCCGTCGGAAGCCTTGACGGGGTCCGGGACGCGGCGAACCTGCCGTTGGGCGACGAACCGGCGCGGGTACGTGTGGA